The following coding sequences are from one Paenibacillus tundrae window:
- a CDS encoding AraC family transcriptional regulator gives MYINDEVNPMPVSKQVEGTLFFSAFMFRFGSIEQRKEQPEQRMLEKDCRKHTFLICEEGTGRLYIGHKQYVFSSGKIYPLAPGESYQIEHDDKQALHYVAVEYDVFHVLTDDPELYTRSLFEHRNKLGGYAYAQLSGILESMLPMRDYRTDSEYAGLNVQFQKLMGMMITRYTSLETELSPEGKVNSTIKYVDEHYAEEITVQKLAKLAGLRPAQYTTLFRQLTGRKPLDYVNHVRIQIAKEWLGKSDEPLRDIASRVGFKDEYYFSRRFRQSTGFAPRQYDRSLQRQTLVQDFSSHDVNIPAVPERIMYYGESAGDMLIMDLPILNQRAYDAVQPINVEETVEMKPDLIIFDSSDDQQFEQFSRIAPTLAYNSHATLFDRIHMIGSWFGKYAEAEQWWLTYTEDEMKMWQKLQAFIQPGETASVFVYHRGVRLFVMGNIGLAPMLYHPLGFKPVAKVQEALAAGRAYKEIAAEALHQYAGDRVFLMLPEDPIARQATEALMHSAAWQGLNAVKKGHVYLLEETIWNLGDALTRMNLLSLLPELLGRRSDR, from the coding sequence ATGTATATAAATGATGAGGTGAACCCAATGCCTGTGTCGAAGCAGGTTGAGGGCACGTTGTTCTTTTCGGCATTTATGTTCCGGTTTGGTAGTATAGAGCAGCGTAAGGAGCAGCCTGAACAAAGGATGCTGGAGAAGGATTGCCGAAAACATACATTTTTGATTTGTGAGGAAGGTACGGGACGTCTGTATATAGGTCACAAGCAGTATGTATTTTCATCCGGCAAGATCTATCCCCTGGCTCCAGGCGAGAGTTATCAGATTGAACATGATGATAAGCAAGCTCTACATTATGTGGCGGTTGAGTATGATGTATTTCATGTGTTAACAGATGATCCAGAATTATATACGCGTTCATTATTTGAGCATCGTAACAAACTGGGGGGTTATGCATACGCTCAGTTGAGCGGGATTCTAGAATCCATGCTTCCTATGCGTGACTATCGTACAGACAGCGAATATGCTGGGTTGAATGTGCAATTTCAGAAGCTGATGGGGATGATGATCACCAGATATACTTCATTGGAGACGGAACTGAGTCCAGAAGGAAAAGTAAACAGCACGATAAAGTATGTGGACGAGCATTACGCTGAGGAGATCACTGTACAAAAACTTGCAAAGCTGGCCGGGCTGCGGCCTGCTCAATACACGACGTTATTTAGACAGCTCACAGGGCGTAAGCCACTGGATTATGTGAATCATGTGCGAATCCAAATCGCCAAAGAATGGCTAGGCAAATCCGATGAACCACTGAGAGATATTGCAAGTAGGGTTGGTTTTAAGGATGAATACTATTTCAGCAGACGTTTTCGCCAATCCACGGGTTTCGCTCCTCGCCAATATGACCGATCTCTTCAGCGTCAGACACTTGTTCAAGACTTCTCTTCTCATGATGTGAATATTCCAGCTGTTCCTGAACGCATTATGTATTACGGGGAATCGGCAGGTGATATGCTGATCATGGATCTTCCGATACTGAATCAACGAGCATATGATGCGGTGCAGCCGATTAATGTGGAAGAAACCGTGGAGATGAAGCCAGACTTAATCATTTTTGACAGCAGCGATGATCAGCAATTTGAACAATTCTCCCGGATTGCACCGACACTTGCGTATAACTCTCATGCGACGCTATTCGATCGTATTCACATGATCGGAAGTTGGTTTGGTAAATATGCTGAGGCAGAGCAATGGTGGTTGACGTATACCGAAGATGAGATGAAAATGTGGCAAAAGCTCCAGGCATTCATTCAACCAGGGGAAACCGCTTCTGTCTTTGTCTATCACCGCGGTGTGCGATTATTCGTGATGGGTAACATTGGACTTGCTCCAATGTTATATCATCCCCTGGGCTTCAAGCCAGTTGCAAAAGTACAGGAAGCGTTGGCCGCAGGTAGAGCCTATAAAGAAATTGCTGCTGAGGCGTTGCACCAATATGCTGGAGACCGTGTTTTTCTTATGTTACCTGAAGATCCCATTGCAAGGCAGGCGACGGAAGCTTTAATGCATAGTGCTGCTTGGCAAGGGCTGAACGCAGTGAAAAAGGGTCACGTATATCTGCTTGAAGAAACGATATGGAACTTGGGTGATGCACTTACCCGCATGAATTTATTGAGCTTGCTGCCAGAACTGTTAGGTCGGCGTTCTGATAGGTAG
- a CDS encoding ABC transporter substrate-binding protein, with the protein MKKGIRNTAVLLTLTWLSMLLLACGNEASTSTANSTEQSSTASEAQSGTTTENDQAATSASNEEAQTRIFKDWTGHEVEIPVSPKRVIYHGEVTGDLLALGVVPVGILRQEGTVYDDQVTEAEDVGFPISVEKSLSLNPDLIIFSNSDENQYESISKVAPTVTFDSFATIEDRMRTLGDMLNKKEEAEAWITAHQQATEAMWQQLHENGLEADETASVFTMYPGNRLFVMAGAGLPQLLYGSGGMKPTAEIQKVLDEGLGFAEISTEKLPEIAGDRIFILNPVPEEAKQSTKELLDSSVWKNLPAVKAGHVYQFDIVKASSDAVSREWLLEELPKQITP; encoded by the coding sequence ATGAAAAAAGGTATACGAAATACGGCAGTTTTACTGACACTAACGTGGCTATCCATGCTTCTACTTGCTTGTGGCAACGAGGCATCGACTTCTACAGCCAATTCTACAGAACAGTCTAGCACAGCCAGTGAGGCACAGTCCGGTACAACAACAGAGAATGATCAAGCAGCGACTTCAGCTAGTAACGAAGAAGCTCAAACTCGGATATTTAAAGATTGGACAGGCCATGAGGTAGAAATTCCAGTATCACCTAAACGAGTGATTTACCATGGTGAGGTTACGGGAGATCTTCTAGCACTCGGCGTCGTGCCCGTAGGTATACTTCGGCAAGAAGGAACCGTGTATGATGATCAAGTCACAGAAGCTGAGGACGTGGGATTCCCGATCAGCGTAGAGAAGTCTCTATCGCTTAACCCGGATCTAATTATTTTCTCCAACAGTGATGAGAACCAGTATGAGTCAATCTCTAAGGTAGCGCCAACAGTGACATTTGATTCGTTTGCAACGATTGAAGATAGAATGCGTACATTAGGTGATATGTTGAATAAAAAGGAAGAAGCTGAAGCGTGGATCACAGCCCATCAGCAAGCGACAGAAGCGATGTGGCAGCAACTTCACGAGAATGGATTAGAAGCCGATGAGACCGCGTCGGTGTTCACGATGTATCCGGGCAATCGCTTGTTCGTCATGGCGGGTGCAGGATTGCCTCAATTGTTGTATGGATCAGGTGGAATGAAGCCCACAGCAGAAATTCAGAAAGTATTGGATGAAGGGTTAGGCTTCGCTGAGATTTCAACAGAGAAACTGCCAGAAATCGCAGGTGACCGAATCTTTATTCTAAATCCTGTACCAGAGGAAGCGAAACAATCAACCAAAGAACTGCTTGATAGCTCAGTATGGAAGAACCTTCCTGCGGTAAAAGCAGGTCACGTGTACCAATTTGATATTGTCAAAGCTTCAAGTGATGCGGTATCTAGAGAGTGGCTTTTGGAAGAACTTCCTAAACAGATCACGCCATAA
- a CDS encoding pyridoxal phosphate-dependent aminotransferase, whose amino-acid sequence MTNSQHNSGRSAFTIPTSDVMTQLPTQFFASLVQNVNREINAGHDVINLGQGNPDTPTPPHIVKTLQESAENPLYHKYSPFSGYAFLKEAIAKRYKEDYNVDLDPDTEVAILFGGKTGLVQLPQVLLNPGDVCLVPDPGYPDYWSGVALAKAHMHFMPLLESNAFLPDYEAISAEDRAKAKLMYLNYPNNPTSATAPLSFYEDTVEFAVQNQIVVASDFAYGAIGYDGHRPVSFLQAPGAKEVGIEFYTLSKTYNMAGWRVGFALGNADIISKINLLQDHIYVSLFGGIQSAAAAALTSSQQCVTDLVARYESRRNAFYGALEHIGWQAAKPSGSFFSWLPVPEGFTSSTFADLLLREAKVAVAPGIGFGTHGEGYVRAGLLSDETRLREAVERIGKLNLFK is encoded by the coding sequence ATGACGAATTCACAGCACAATTCAGGTCGTTCAGCCTTTACGATACCTACATCTGATGTAATGACACAGTTGCCTACACAGTTCTTCGCAAGTCTTGTGCAGAATGTGAATCGCGAAATCAACGCTGGACATGATGTCATTAATCTTGGACAAGGCAATCCCGATACACCAACGCCACCTCATATCGTAAAAACGTTGCAGGAATCGGCTGAAAACCCGCTCTATCACAAATACTCACCATTCAGTGGATATGCCTTCTTGAAGGAAGCGATTGCGAAGCGATATAAAGAAGATTACAATGTCGATCTTGATCCAGACACAGAAGTTGCTATTCTATTTGGTGGCAAAACGGGTCTCGTTCAATTACCGCAAGTGTTACTTAATCCGGGTGACGTATGTTTGGTTCCAGATCCGGGATACCCCGATTATTGGTCTGGTGTAGCTCTTGCCAAAGCACATATGCATTTTATGCCACTGCTGGAGTCCAATGCTTTTTTGCCTGACTACGAAGCAATCTCGGCTGAGGACAGAGCGAAGGCTAAGCTAATGTATCTGAACTATCCGAACAACCCGACATCTGCCACAGCTCCTCTTTCTTTCTATGAAGATACGGTGGAATTTGCTGTTCAGAATCAGATTGTTGTAGCTAGTGACTTTGCCTATGGTGCAATCGGATACGACGGACACCGCCCTGTGAGCTTCCTCCAAGCACCAGGTGCTAAGGAAGTCGGAATTGAATTCTACACCCTATCCAAAACGTATAATATGGCTGGATGGCGTGTAGGTTTCGCCCTTGGGAATGCGGACATTATCTCGAAAATCAATCTATTGCAGGATCACATTTATGTCAGTCTGTTCGGCGGTATTCAATCGGCTGCAGCAGCAGCATTGACCTCCTCTCAGCAATGTGTCACCGATCTAGTGGCACGGTATGAATCTCGTCGCAATGCGTTTTATGGTGCACTTGAGCATATCGGTTGGCAGGCTGCCAAGCCAAGTGGTTCATTCTTCAGTTGGCTGCCTGTGCCTGAGGGTTTCACGTCTTCTACTTTTGCCGACCTACTCCTACGAGAAGCCAAGGTCGCTGTAGCTCCTGGAATTGGCTTCGGTACGCATGGCGAAGGTTATGTTCGTGCTGGGCTATTGAGTGATGAGACACGGTTACGAGAAGCTGTAGAGCGCATTGGTAAGCTTAACTTATTTAAGTAA
- the proB gene encoding glutamate 5-kinase, protein MSSRIVVKIGSSSLTTEEGGLDRDSIAFFAGEIAALMQNGHEVLLVTSGAVAAGFREIGYVHRPKLLHEKQAAAAVGQALLMQAYQQAFAAHRVTTAQILLTRTDFHSRKRMGNAGMTVEELLKQGVIPIFNENDTVSVDELKFGDNDLLSALVANLVKAQHLVILTDTNGLYTADPRKDPSATRYDRITEITAEIYAYAGGSGSSVGTGGMRSKVDAAKVATRGGVPVFVGRVNEPGDMLQAVEGTGKGTYFETKLAALSRKKQWLGFMSTPLGTVVVDAGAEEALVHGGHSLLPVGVRRVLGTFHAGDVVEVLGPDDTLLGRGIVNYDDDQLRLIAGLPSGEVIKTLNSIHRLEVIHRDEWITLK, encoded by the coding sequence ATGTCCTCACGTATAGTTGTTAAGATTGGTAGTAGCTCGCTTACTACGGAAGAAGGCGGACTCGACCGCGACTCCATTGCTTTTTTTGCTGGAGAAATTGCTGCGTTGATGCAAAATGGTCATGAAGTGCTACTCGTCACATCCGGCGCTGTTGCCGCAGGATTCCGAGAGATCGGATACGTGCACCGCCCTAAATTGCTCCATGAGAAACAAGCAGCGGCGGCTGTTGGGCAGGCATTGCTGATGCAAGCATATCAACAGGCTTTTGCGGCGCACCGCGTTACTACGGCACAAATCCTTCTGACTCGAACCGATTTTCATAGCAGAAAACGGATGGGTAACGCGGGTATGACCGTCGAGGAATTGCTGAAACAAGGTGTTATTCCGATCTTTAATGAGAATGATACGGTATCTGTCGATGAGCTCAAATTTGGAGATAATGATCTATTGTCTGCTCTGGTCGCGAATCTAGTGAAGGCGCAACACTTGGTTATTCTGACGGATACCAACGGCCTCTACACCGCAGATCCACGCAAAGATCCTTCTGCTACGCGATACGATCGGATTACAGAAATAACAGCCGAGATTTATGCCTATGCAGGAGGTTCCGGATCATCTGTGGGTACCGGGGGTATGCGCTCTAAGGTGGATGCAGCCAAAGTAGCAACACGTGGAGGCGTACCTGTCTTTGTTGGCCGTGTGAATGAGCCTGGTGATATGCTCCAAGCTGTGGAGGGCACAGGTAAAGGAACCTATTTCGAAACCAAGCTTGCTGCTCTATCCCGTAAGAAACAATGGCTTGGCTTCATGTCTACCCCGCTTGGAACCGTCGTTGTAGACGCTGGTGCAGAGGAAGCTCTCGTGCATGGCGGACATAGTCTTCTCCCCGTCGGTGTTCGGCGGGTGCTTGGCACCTTTCATGCCGGTGATGTCGTCGAAGTCCTTGGACCCGATGATACACTGCTTGGCCGTGGGATTGTAAATTACGATGATGACCAACTGCGACTTATCGCAGGACTACCTAGTGGTGAGGTTATCAAAACATTAAATAGCATTCATCGACTTGAGGTTATCCATCGGGATGAATGGATTACTTTGAAATAA
- a CDS encoding glutamate-5-semialdehyde dehydrogenase yields the protein MSEVRQKAIQAQAAVPQLNRLTTDQKNKALLAMADALLEKSDIIITANGEDLERGRQQGTPESMLDRLALNQERIAGIAEGLRQIVDLPDPVGEVLETFTRPDGLHIQKLRVPIGLIGIIYEARPNVTVDAAGLCLKTGNAVLLRGGSSALSSNRKIVEVLHEALAKTDLPPDALQLVEDANRSSVDEMLKLNGLLDVIIPRGGASLIQNVVANATVPVIETGAGICHTYVDESADPVMAAEIAINAKAQRPSVCNSMETLLVHAAFAEQHLANIAEKFRELNVLLKGCDAVRRIVPSAQLVSEEDYATEYNDYILNIRVVSGLEEAMQHIAQYGTKHSECIVTANTENAERFLHDVDAAAVYHNASTRFTDGFEFGYGAEIGISTQKLHARGPMGLPALTSTKYRITGDGQIRQ from the coding sequence ATGAGTGAAGTGAGACAAAAAGCCATTCAGGCACAAGCCGCAGTTCCACAATTGAACCGACTGACAACAGATCAGAAAAATAAAGCTCTCCTTGCCATGGCAGATGCTCTCCTAGAGAAGTCAGATATCATTATTACTGCAAATGGTGAAGATCTGGAGCGCGGTAGACAACAAGGAACGCCAGAATCTATGCTTGACCGGTTAGCGTTAAATCAAGAACGAATTGCGGGAATCGCAGAGGGACTTCGTCAGATCGTGGATCTGCCTGACCCTGTGGGTGAAGTTCTTGAAACCTTTACGCGTCCAGATGGTTTGCACATTCAGAAGTTAAGAGTACCGATCGGGCTCATTGGTATTATCTATGAAGCACGACCTAATGTGACAGTAGATGCTGCAGGGTTATGCCTCAAGACTGGCAATGCAGTTCTACTGCGCGGCGGATCATCTGCCCTCTCCTCCAATCGCAAAATTGTTGAGGTATTACATGAGGCATTGGCAAAGACAGATTTACCTCCAGACGCCCTACAGCTTGTGGAAGATGCTAATCGTTCGTCTGTGGACGAGATGCTTAAACTGAATGGACTGCTGGATGTCATTATTCCCCGCGGCGGAGCTTCGCTCATTCAAAATGTAGTTGCGAATGCGACAGTACCAGTCATTGAAACGGGTGCAGGCATCTGCCATACATATGTGGATGAATCTGCCGATCCGGTAATGGCAGCAGAGATTGCGATTAATGCCAAAGCGCAACGTCCATCCGTATGTAACTCTATGGAAACTCTATTAGTACACGCTGCTTTCGCAGAGCAACATCTCGCAAATATTGCGGAAAAATTCCGTGAGCTAAACGTGCTATTAAAAGGTTGCGATGCTGTGCGACGTATTGTCCCTTCTGCCCAGCTGGTTAGCGAAGAAGACTATGCGACAGAGTATAACGACTACATTTTGAATATCCGTGTTGTATCCGGCCTGGAGGAAGCCATGCAGCACATTGCTCAATACGGCACCAAGCATTCCGAATGTATCGTCACGGCGAATACAGAAAACGCTGAGCGTTTCTTGCATGATGTTGATGCAGCAGCCGTGTATCATAATGCTTCTACCCGTTTCACAGACGGCTTCGAGTTTGGTTATGGAGCCGAAATAGGCATCAGTACTCAAAAGTTACATGCACGTGGTCCAATGGGATTACCTGCACTTACTTCAACCAAGTATCGCATTACTGGCGATGGTCAGATCCGTCAATAA
- the proC gene encoding pyrroline-5-carboxylate reductase — MSQEQQTLLQQKITFHGAGAMAEAIVRGLISRLVVSPQDITMLNRSNQKRQEELSSRYAVHTGTAAQSQEILSGSPVIVLAMKPKDAAAALRELGPLLSPDQLIVSVIAGLSIRTMQTLLGRKQPIARTMPNTSSTIGLGATGLAFSAEITDEQRSTVMTMFEAVGIVTIVPEDKLEILTGISGSGPAYVYYLMEAMIAAGIRGGLSSQQSRDLTVQTVLGASRMVQQTGLEPMKLRSDVTSPGGATQAALKKLDEGDFFENVIAAVNRCAERSREMGAALEGDFK; from the coding sequence ATGAGTCAAGAACAACAGACGTTATTACAACAGAAAATCACTTTCCACGGAGCAGGTGCGATGGCCGAAGCAATCGTACGCGGATTAATCTCCCGCCTTGTCGTAAGTCCACAGGATATTACGATGCTGAACCGCAGCAACCAGAAACGTCAGGAGGAACTCAGCAGCCGTTACGCGGTTCATACCGGAACTGCGGCACAATCCCAGGAGATTCTCTCGGGTTCTCCCGTTATTGTATTGGCCATGAAACCAAAGGATGCCGCTGCTGCTCTGCGGGAATTAGGTCCTCTTTTATCACCAGATCAACTGATCGTATCCGTCATTGCGGGATTATCTATACGTACGATGCAAACGCTGCTTGGTCGTAAACAGCCTATCGCTCGTACAATGCCAAATACATCAAGTACCATTGGACTTGGCGCTACAGGCCTTGCCTTCTCGGCCGAAATAACAGACGAGCAGCGTAGCACGGTTATGACCATGTTTGAAGCTGTCGGGATCGTTACCATTGTGCCTGAAGATAAGTTGGAGATTCTTACAGGGATTTCGGGAAGCGGGCCGGCTTATGTATACTATCTAATGGAGGCTATGATCGCTGCAGGTATTCGAGGCGGCTTATCCAGCCAGCAGTCACGTGATCTAACCGTTCAGACGGTGCTTGGTGCCTCTCGAATGGTTCAGCAGACCGGACTGGAGCCAATGAAGCTTCGCAGTGATGTTACGTCTCCTGGAGGTGCAACTCAAGCTGCACTGAAGAAGCTCGACGAAGGCGACTTCTTTGAAAATGTAATTGCAGCCGTTAACCGTTGTGCTGAGCGCTCACGGGAAATGGGGGCTGCTTTGGAAGGAGATTTTAAATGA
- a CDS encoding 2,3-diketo-5-methylthiopentyl-1-phosphate enolase, with protein sequence MNNMCTATYRLHDDHADFRKKAESIAIGMTVGSWTELPQAKREAMQKHLGEVIKVEVHEADGMSPGERYADITIGYPDVNFSRDIPALLVTVFGKISMDGRIKLTQLGFSDNFLSAFPGPKFGLNGVRDLLGVHDRPLLMSIFKSVIGLDADELREQFIRQALGGVDLIKDDEILFENKLTPIEKRVEVCMKAAEQARQETGKKLLYAANLTGSTSQLKKQAERAINAGANALLFNVLAYGYDVLHELSSDPDINVPIMAHPALAGAVYPSPHYGISASVLLGQLMRLAGADIVLFPSPYGSVTMPKEENMAITEQLLSTELPVRASMPVPSAGIHPGLVPLILRDFGTDVIVNAGGGIHGHPMGTEAGGRAFLQAIEASQRSIPLAQHALEHPELKSALDLWGGER encoded by the coding sequence ATGAATAACATGTGTACTGCTACATATCGTTTGCATGACGATCATGCCGATTTTCGTAAAAAAGCGGAATCCATTGCCATTGGTATGACTGTTGGCAGCTGGACTGAGTTACCACAGGCCAAACGCGAAGCGATGCAGAAGCATTTAGGAGAAGTTATTAAGGTTGAGGTGCATGAGGCTGACGGTATGTCTCCTGGTGAGCGTTATGCTGATATCACAATTGGATATCCAGATGTGAACTTCAGCCGAGATATTCCGGCTCTGCTTGTTACCGTATTTGGTAAAATTTCGATGGATGGGCGCATTAAGCTTACACAGCTTGGCTTCTCAGACAATTTCCTGAGCGCATTCCCTGGTCCTAAATTTGGACTAAACGGTGTTCGTGATCTGCTTGGTGTACATGATCGTCCGCTGTTAATGAGTATTTTCAAATCCGTTATCGGACTAGATGCAGATGAACTGCGTGAGCAGTTTATCCGTCAAGCGCTCGGTGGCGTTGATCTCATCAAAGATGATGAAATTCTGTTTGAGAACAAACTAACTCCGATTGAAAAAAGAGTCGAGGTTTGTATGAAAGCAGCCGAGCAGGCTCGTCAAGAAACGGGAAAGAAACTGCTATATGCAGCGAATCTGACCGGTTCGACCTCACAACTGAAGAAACAGGCTGAGCGTGCCATTAACGCCGGAGCTAACGCCTTGTTATTCAACGTATTAGCGTACGGATATGACGTTCTACACGAGCTTAGCAGCGACCCTGATATCAATGTGCCAATTATGGCTCATCCAGCCCTTGCTGGCGCGGTGTATCCATCTCCACATTACGGTATCTCCGCTTCCGTCTTACTTGGCCAACTGATGCGACTTGCGGGTGCAGACATCGTCTTGTTCCCATCTCCATACGGCTCAGTAACGATGCCAAAAGAAGAGAATATGGCGATTACTGAACAATTGCTGTCGACAGAACTTCCTGTGCGTGCAAGTATGCCTGTTCCTTCAGCAGGAATACATCCTGGCCTTGTACCGCTGATTCTGCGGGATTTCGGTACCGATGTGATTGTAAATGCTGGCGGAGGCATTCATGGACATCCTATGGGCACTGAGGCTGGTGGACGTGCATTCTTGCAGGCAATCGAGGCATCGCAGCGTTCGATTCCTCTGGCACAACATGCATTGGAGCATCCGGAACTCAAAAGCGCATTGGATCTGTGGGGTGGTGAACGATGA
- a CDS encoding 2-hydroxy-3-keto-5-methylthiopentenyl-1-phosphate phosphatase encodes MRSDKQTVIFCDFDGTITLSDNIVAIMKKFNPPGIEAIMKDTIEQKITLREGVGAMFALLPSSQKNEIVEFVLGQAGIREGFSEFLEFVRREGIEFNVTSGGMDFFIEPLLAPFDIPQDHVYCNGADFTGETIRIEWPHPCQPPCENGCGMCKTTVIRTFPADQYNRILIGDSLTDFEGAKIADLVYSRSILTDKCIELGVDHVPFTTFYDIIEDMKQKQTQGVL; translated from the coding sequence ATGAGAAGTGATAAACAAACCGTCATTTTCTGTGATTTTGATGGAACCATTACGCTTTCGGACAATATCGTTGCCATTATGAAAAAATTCAATCCTCCTGGTATTGAGGCTATTATGAAAGATACCATTGAACAAAAAATAACATTACGTGAAGGCGTTGGGGCAATGTTCGCCCTCCTGCCCTCCTCACAAAAAAATGAGATTGTGGAATTTGTGCTTGGACAAGCCGGTATTCGTGAAGGCTTCAGCGAATTCCTAGAATTTGTTCGCCGTGAAGGCATTGAATTCAATGTGACCAGCGGAGGCATGGACTTTTTCATCGAACCTTTGCTCGCACCATTCGATATCCCGCAGGATCATGTGTATTGTAACGGAGCAGATTTTACGGGCGAAACCATTCGGATTGAATGGCCGCATCCTTGCCAGCCTCCTTGCGAGAATGGCTGCGGTATGTGCAAAACTACGGTCATCCGTACCTTCCCAGCAGATCAATATAATCGAATTCTGATTGGCGATAGCCTTACTGATTTTGAAGGTGCCAAAATTGCTGACCTGGTCTATTCCCGTTCTATTTTGACGGATAAATGTATTGAACTTGGTGTCGATCATGTGCCATTCACTACCTTTTACGATATCATCGAAGATATGAAACAGAAGCAAACACAAGGAGTGCTGTAA
- a CDS encoding methylthioribulose 1-phosphate dehydratase translates to MGFEKITLEHKRQVLEELADVKALFASRNWFPGTSGNLSMRVGDFDPEQFYFAVTASGKDKSLRTPEDFLFVDKQGKAIETTNLKPSAETLIHCEIYRLTGCGAVFHVHTVYNNLISEFFGADGQVPIQGIELIKAFNIWEENAEIRVPILPNFADIPSIAELVPDVLDAKVPGILLRNHGIYAWGKDAFEAKRHLEAFEFLFEVMYRQLLLKGATS, encoded by the coding sequence ATGGGTTTTGAGAAAATTACTTTGGAACACAAACGTCAAGTTCTCGAAGAACTAGCGGATGTTAAAGCACTGTTTGCCAGCCGTAACTGGTTCCCAGGTACAAGTGGAAACTTGTCCATGCGTGTTGGTGATTTTGATCCAGAACAGTTTTATTTTGCAGTAACAGCTTCCGGTAAAGATAAATCTCTGCGCACGCCAGAAGATTTCCTGTTCGTGGACAAGCAAGGTAAAGCGATTGAAACAACTAACCTGAAGCCCAGTGCAGAAACGCTAATCCACTGCGAAATCTACCGCTTAACAGGTTGCGGCGCGGTATTCCACGTACATACCGTGTATAACAATCTAATTAGTGAATTCTTCGGCGCTGATGGCCAAGTGCCAATCCAAGGAATCGAATTGATCAAAGCATTCAACATTTGGGAGGAAAATGCGGAGATTCGTGTACCGATTCTGCCTAACTTTGCTGATATTCCTTCAATCGCTGAATTGGTTCCAGATGTGCTTGATGCCAAAGTACCGGGTATCTTGCTGCGTAATCACGGTATTTATGCATGGGGTAAAGATGCTTTTGAAGCCAAAAGACATCTGGAGGCCTTCGAATTTTTGTTCGAAGTAATGTATCGTCAGCTATTGCTTAAAGGGGCTACATCGTAA